Proteins from one Impatiens glandulifera chromosome 2, dImpGla2.1, whole genome shotgun sequence genomic window:
- the LOC124927819 gene encoding protein RADIALIS-like 3, which produces MASLSSRRSTWTAQENKVFERALAHYDTETPDRWHNIARAVGGGKTAEDCKSHFQLLLEDVWKIESGRVPFPNYMHSS; this is translated from the coding sequence atggcTTCATTGAGTTCGAGAAGGTCAACCTGGACGGCCCAAGAAAACAAGGTATTCGAGAGGGCTTTAGCACATTACGATACCGAAACACCCGACAGATGGCACAACATTGCAAGGGCCGTGGGCGGTGGCAAGACGGCAGAAGACTGCAAGTCTCACTTCCAACTGCTTCTGGAAGATGTATGGAAAATCGAGTCTGGTCGTGTTCCCTTTCCAAattacatgcattcatcatGA
- the LOC124927298 gene encoding protein RADIALIS-like 3 produces MASSSMSSRRSTWTAQENKLFERALARYDTETPDRWHNIARAVGGGKTAEECKSHFQILLEDLYQIESGRVPFPNYMRSS; encoded by the coding sequence ATGGCTTCGAGTTCAATGAGTTCAAGAAGGTCAACATGGACGGCCCAAGAGAACAAGCTCTTCGAGAGGGCCTTGGCACGTTACGATACCGAAACACCCGACAGGTGGCACAACATTGCCAGGGCCGTGGGTGGCGGCAAGACTGCGGAAGAGTGCAAGTCTCACTTCCAGATTCTTCTAGAAGATCTCTACCAAATCGAGTCCGGCCGTGTTCCCTTTCCCAATTACATGCGTTCATCATGA
- the LOC124927555 gene encoding protein RADIALIS-like 3, with translation MASLSSRRSTWTPQENKVFERALAHYDTQTPDRWHNIARAVGGGKTAEDCKSHFQLLLEDLCQIESGRVPFPNYMSS, from the coding sequence atgGCTTCATTGAGTTCGAGAAGGTCAACATGGACGCCTCAAGAGAACAAGGTGTTCGAGAGGGCTTTGGCTCACTACGATACCCAAACGCCGGACAGGTGGCACAACATTGCCAGGGCTGTGGGCGGTGGCAAGACGGCAGAAGACTGCAAGTCTCACTTCCAGCTACTTCTTGAAGATCTTTGTCAAATCGAGTCTGGCCGTGTTCCCTTTCCCAATTACATGTCATCATAA
- the LOC124927572 gene encoding protein RADIALIS-like 3, with translation MASSSMSSRRSTWTAQENKMLERALAHYDTQTPDRWHNIARAVGGGKTAEDCKTHFQLLLEDLCEIESGRVPFPNYMSS, from the coding sequence ATGGCTTCGAGTTCAATGAGTTCGAGAAGGTCAACATGGACGGCCCAAGAGAACAAGATGTTAGAGAGGGCTTTGGCTCACTACGATACCCAAACACCCGACAGGTGGCACAACATTGCCCGGGCTGTGGGCGGTGGCAAGACGGCAGAAGACTGCAAGACTCACTTCCAGCTGCTTCTAGAAGATCTCTGCGAAATCGAGTCTGGCCGTGTTCCCTTTCCCAATTACATGTCATCATAA
- the LOC124927528 gene encoding protein RADIALIS-like 3, protein MASSSMSSRRSTWTAQENKLFERALARYDTETPDRWHNIARAVGGGKTAEECKSHFQILLEDLYQIESGRVPFPNYMQSS, encoded by the coding sequence ATGGCTTCGAGTTCTATGAGTTCAAGAAGGTCAACATGGACGGCCCAAGAGAACAAGCTCTTCGAGAGGGCTTTGGCACGTTACGATACCGAAACACCAGACAGGTGGCACAACATTGCCAGGGCCGTGGGCGGCGGCAAGACTGCTGAAGAGTGCAAATCTCACTTCCAGATTCTTCTAGAAGATCTCTACCAAATCGAGTCCGGGCGTGTTCCCTTCCCCAATTACATGCAATCATCATGA
- the LOC124927898 gene encoding protein RADIALIS-like 3, producing the protein MASLSSRRSTWTAQENKVFERALAHYDTETPDRWHNIARAVGGGKTAEDCKSHFQLLLEDVWKIESGRVPFPNYMHSS; encoded by the coding sequence atggcTTCATTGAGTTCGAGAAGGTCAACCTGGACAGCCCAAGAAAACAAGGTATTCGAGAGGGCTTTAGCACATTACGATACCGAAACACCCGACAGATGGCACAACATTGCAAGGGCCGTGGGCGGTGGCAAGACGGCAGAAGACTGCAAGTCTCACTTCCAACTGCTTCTGGAAGATGTATGGAAAATCGAGTCTGGTCGTGTTCCCTTTCCAAattacatgcattcatcatGA